Proteins encoded together in one Deinococcus betulae window:
- a CDS encoding glycerol-3-phosphate acyltransferase: MPPSAAPVLVALAAYLLGSLVSGVLYSRARGADIRERDLPGGSGTYRQFGRQAAVLVTAGDVLKGALAGGLARAMAPDWGWLAMAAVVAGHCYPVFFRFRGGGGIAPLLGALLVLAPVTLLGTLGTALLFIPLYRATLQARLKLNAVPAATLVAVPVGLLLATRSGGLWELLAGGVVMAVRSAQLVARGNQAEGA; this comes from the coding sequence ATGCCGCCGTCCGCCGCGCCCGTGCTCGTCGCCCTCGCTGCGTATCTGCTGGGTTCGCTGGTCTCGGGGGTGCTGTATTCGCGCGCGCGCGGCGCGGATATCCGGGAGCGCGACCTGCCGGGCGGCAGCGGCACCTACCGTCAGTTTGGGCGGCAGGCGGCCGTTCTGGTCACGGCGGGTGACGTCCTCAAAGGCGCGCTGGCCGGTGGCCTGGCCCGCGCCATGGCGCCCGACTGGGGCTGGCTGGCGATGGCGGCCGTGGTGGCCGGCCACTGTTACCCGGTGTTTTTCCGCTTTCGGGGCGGCGGGGGCATCGCGCCGCTGCTGGGGGCGCTGCTGGTGCTGGCCCCGGTGACGCTGCTGGGCACGCTGGGCACCGCGCTGCTGTTTATCCCGCTGTACCGCGCCACCCTGCAGGCCCGCCTGAAGCTGAACGCGGTGCCGGCCGCCACCCTGGTGGCCGTGCCGGTGGGCCTGCTGCTGGCCACGCGCTCTGGTGGCCTGTGGGAACTGCTGGCGGGCGGCGTGGTCATGGCGGTTCGCAGCGCCCAGCTGGTCGCGCGCGGCAACCAGGCCGAGGGCGCATGA
- a CDS encoding HesA/MoeB/ThiF family protein — translation MGTPPTPPLTRTELRRASRALLVPEWQEAGAQARLKAARVLVVGAGGLGNPVIAALAGAGVGALTVADSDTVALSNLHRQPLFTTADVGRPKAEVAAARAQAINPFVRVRAAPHLTADNLGALLAEATLLIDATDNFETRYLIADTCTAAGREWVWGAASGTSGLVSVFGPGLGLRDVFPDPGDVASCDEAGVLGPVPGVVGQMMALEALKVLGGVGEALRGRLWTLDALTGHTRTLKLGSVRAPGPPAAT, via the coding sequence ATGGGCACGCCCCCCACTCCTCCCCTGACCCGCACCGAACTGCGCCGGGCCAGCCGCGCGCTGCTGGTTCCCGAATGGCAAGAGGCCGGGGCCCAGGCCCGCCTGAAGGCGGCGCGGGTGCTGGTGGTGGGCGCGGGCGGCCTGGGCAATCCCGTGATTGCGGCGCTGGCCGGGGCCGGGGTGGGCGCCCTGACGGTTGCCGACAGTGACACGGTGGCCCTGAGCAATCTGCACCGCCAGCCGCTCTTTACCACGGCAGACGTGGGCCGCCCCAAGGCCGAGGTCGCCGCCGCCCGGGCCCAGGCCATCAATCCATTTGTGCGGGTCAGGGCGGCGCCGCACCTGACCGCCGACAACCTCGGCGCCCTATTGGCAGAAGCCACTTTGCTGATTGACGCCACCGACAATTTCGAGACCCGCTACCTGATTGCCGACACCTGCACCGCTGCCGGGCGCGAGTGGGTGTGGGGCGCGGCCAGCGGCACCAGCGGCCTGGTCAGTGTCTTTGGCCCTGGTCTGGGCCTGCGCGACGTGTTTCCTGACCCCGGCGACGTGGCCTCCTGCGACGAGGCCGGAGTGCTGGGGCCGGTGCCGGGGGTGGTGGGCCAGATGATGGCCCTTGAGGCCTTGAAGGTGCTGGGCGGCGTGGGTGAGGCGCTGCGGGGGCGGCTGTGGACCCTGGACGCCCTGACCGGTCACACCCGCACCCTGAAGCTGGGTTCTGTGCGTGCCCCAGGCCCCCCAGCGGCGACTTGA
- a CDS encoding 4-(cytidine 5'-diphospho)-2-C-methyl-D-erythritol kinase, with protein MTPDAAPVTYFAPAKVNLGLSVRALRADGYHDLHSLMVPLNVGDDLEVRGAETLSLTVTGADLPTDERNLVYRAAQAYLQAAGVTGGAAITLHKRLPLASGLGGGSSDAATTLMALARLYPSGVNLATLARGLGADVPFFLLGRAATAAGIGEVLSPTPVPRTALVLLNPGVEVSARDAYIWLDAEEDFSGALDIEAIVAALSNGRPVPYFNALQDPVAARHAPIRAALRALEGAGLHSPLMSGSGGTCFALAQNDDQAHEAVQALSRVYPDWWVTAACTL; from the coding sequence ATGACGCCTGACGCCGCGCCGGTCACGTACTTCGCCCCGGCGAAGGTCAATCTAGGCCTGAGCGTGCGCGCCCTGCGCGCCGACGGCTACCACGACCTGCATTCCCTGATGGTGCCGCTGAATGTCGGGGACGACCTGGAGGTCCGGGGCGCCGAGACCCTCAGCCTGACGGTCACTGGCGCCGACCTGCCGACCGACGAGCGCAACTTGGTATACCGCGCGGCGCAGGCGTATCTGCAGGCGGCGGGGGTGACGGGCGGCGCGGCCATCACGCTTCACAAGCGGCTGCCGCTGGCCTCGGGGCTGGGGGGCGGCAGCAGCGACGCGGCGACCACGCTGATGGCGCTGGCGCGGCTGTATCCATCGGGCGTGAACCTGGCGACCCTGGCCCGGGGCCTGGGCGCCGACGTGCCGTTTTTCCTGCTGGGGCGCGCCGCCACCGCCGCCGGGATTGGCGAGGTGCTCTCCCCCACGCCGGTGCCGCGCACCGCGCTGGTGCTGTTGAACCCAGGGGTCGAGGTCAGTGCCCGCGACGCTTATATCTGGCTGGACGCCGAGGAAGACTTTAGTGGCGCCCTGGATATCGAAGCCATCGTGGCGGCGCTGTCCAACGGGCGCCCGGTGCCGTATTTCAACGCCCTGCAAGACCCGGTGGCGGCCCGTCACGCGCCGATCCGGGCCGCGCTGCGCGCTCTGGAAGGGGCTGGCCTGCACTCGCCCCTGATGAGCGGCTCGGGCGGCACCTGCTTTGCCCTGGCCCAGAATGATGACCAAGCGCACGAAGCGGTGCAGGCGCTGAGCCGGGTGTATCCAGACTGGTGGGTCACGGCGGCCTGCACGCTGTAA
- a CDS encoding ATP-binding protein, which translates to MTPAPFWQLHLLGAPRLIRPGGLSVPLDGAALVLLAYLALEGPTTRARLARLLWPDTPERGARNNLVHLVRRLARTHGDGLVLAGDLLALAPEVRVDVHALQQPALHAAGEAPAPGLLLAGTEVDAQEELADWLLIWRERAERLWAERLLNEAQRQEDAGNFAAAGLSTQRLLELSPTSEEAWRRLMRLQYLAGDRGAALTSFERCCAVIQREFGVEPAPETAALAQEIERGAPVAVPAVPARPRLPLAVRRPPRLVGREAEWRQLDDAWAAGQVILLSGEAGVGKSRLAHDFARSRGEVLTLEGRPGDATVPYATTTRSLRRILARTPGLPLEPWTRRCLARLLPELGGPEDPQLDRPDDRLHEAIAHVFRAGLAGVSALVYDDLHLADRASVEATFVLISNHFPLGQPGGVPRLIGTLRPAEVASDTLDLFRRSAAASYHRTLDLAPLRPEAVGQLVGDLDVPELQTQGAALARFTGGNPLFILETVKHMLASSALDGPLPVTEQASSLIAHRLTRLSAAALAAARAAAVLQSDLQIELVAAVLGAPVLDTAAAWEELEEAQVMVGERFAHDLVQETVLAGLTEAVRRLLNRSAARVLESEGNAAPARIAGHWQVGGDEARAAPWLLRAAEAARRQGRLGEAVAFGEQAAASFEAVGNNDGAFEAATVALRLAAAVAVPGLFHRLGLLLHRLAHTPQQAVRAYEAQLRDLFEQGDWPGLHALAEATLTQATGASDHRLQTVCHEALAAEALLHGDLTAARHHLTQLGTLATTLSDPDLQASVHLGLGRVLSVTHRQAALAEFDRALALYTELNDHTGQVAALARMAWMQQELGRAQLALRLAQLAQDTLTQLDTPSQLLFTAAHAQALAQHALGLWAGALETLNAALTSPVIVRTWWLSILQLDLARLYLTLGAPARSLKELDDLEARGDLVGHDQPRVLLTRAEVLTALGQPEEARALLEAALARPVLHQDPFERGRLLLALTRVVSPAQALESATAALTLAHDAELGGLEVLALTRRAQAHLDLEDSAAALEDSRAALDLSAALTPEEPLGDLLDVHARALEHTGDGAAAEGREQAQAWWQAALAQVPGPFRQEFAARHALTL; encoded by the coding sequence ATGACGCCCGCGCCCTTCTGGCAGCTGCACCTGCTCGGCGCGCCGCGCCTGATCCGCCCTGGTGGCCTGAGTGTCCCGCTGGACGGCGCGGCCCTCGTGCTGCTGGCCTACCTGGCCCTGGAAGGCCCCACCACCCGCGCGCGCCTGGCCCGGCTGCTGTGGCCGGACACGCCCGAGCGCGGCGCGCGGAACAACCTGGTTCATCTGGTGCGGCGGCTGGCGCGGACCCACGGTGACGGGCTGGTGCTGGCCGGCGACCTGCTGGCGCTGGCGCCCGAGGTGCGGGTTGACGTTCACGCCCTGCAACAGCCGGCCCTGCACGCGGCCGGGGAGGCGCCGGCGCCCGGTCTGCTGCTGGCCGGCACCGAAGTTGACGCCCAGGAAGAACTGGCCGACTGGCTGCTGATCTGGCGTGAGCGCGCCGAGCGGCTCTGGGCCGAGCGCCTGCTGAACGAGGCCCAGCGGCAAGAAGATGCGGGCAACTTCGCGGCGGCGGGCCTGAGCACCCAGCGCCTGCTGGAACTGAGCCCCACATCCGAGGAGGCGTGGCGCCGGTTGATGCGGCTGCAGTATCTGGCGGGTGACCGGGGCGCCGCCCTGACCTCTTTCGAGCGCTGCTGCGCCGTGATTCAGCGTGAATTTGGGGTCGAGCCCGCGCCAGAGACGGCGGCGCTGGCCCAGGAGATCGAGCGGGGCGCGCCCGTGGCGGTGCCGGCAGTACCGGCCCGGCCCCGGCTGCCGCTGGCGGTGCGGCGCCCCCCCCGCCTAGTGGGCCGTGAGGCCGAATGGCGACAGCTGGACGACGCCTGGGCCGCTGGCCAGGTCATCCTGCTGTCGGGCGAGGCGGGGGTGGGCAAGTCCAGGCTGGCGCACGACTTTGCGCGCAGCCGGGGCGAGGTGCTGACACTGGAAGGCCGGCCCGGCGACGCCACCGTGCCCTACGCCACCACCACGCGGAGCCTGCGGCGAATTCTGGCCCGCACACCTGGACTGCCTCTGGAGCCGTGGACGCGCCGCTGCCTCGCCCGGCTGCTGCCCGAACTGGGCGGCCCAGAGGACCCGCAGCTTGACCGTCCTGACGACCGGCTGCATGAGGCCATTGCCCACGTTTTCCGGGCCGGGCTGGCGGGCGTCAGCGCCCTGGTATACGACGACCTGCACCTCGCGGACCGCGCCTCTGTGGAGGCGACGTTCGTCCTGATTTCCAATCACTTTCCCCTGGGGCAGCCGGGAGGCGTACCGCGCCTGATCGGCACCCTGCGCCCCGCCGAGGTGGCCAGTGACACGCTGGACCTTTTCCGGCGCAGCGCCGCCGCCAGCTACCACCGCACCCTGGACCTCGCGCCGCTGCGCCCAGAGGCAGTGGGGCAGCTGGTGGGGGACCTTGACGTGCCCGAACTGCAGACGCAGGGCGCGGCGCTGGCGCGGTTTACAGGCGGCAACCCCCTGTTCATTCTGGAAACCGTCAAGCATATGCTCGCCTCCTCGGCCCTGGACGGGCCGCTGCCCGTCACCGAACAGGCGTCCAGCCTCATTGCCCACCGCCTGACCCGGCTCTCGGCGGCGGCCCTGGCGGCGGCGCGGGCCGCGGCCGTGCTGCAAAGCGACCTGCAAATCGAGCTGGTGGCGGCGGTGCTGGGCGCCCCGGTGCTGGACACCGCCGCCGCCTGGGAGGAGCTGGAAGAGGCGCAGGTCATGGTGGGCGAGCGCTTCGCCCACGACCTGGTACAGGAAACCGTGCTGGCCGGCCTGACCGAGGCGGTGCGCCGCCTACTGAACCGCAGCGCCGCCCGCGTGCTGGAAAGTGAGGGGAACGCCGCGCCCGCGCGCATCGCCGGGCACTGGCAGGTGGGCGGCGACGAGGCGCGCGCCGCCCCCTGGCTGCTGCGGGCCGCCGAGGCGGCGCGGCGCCAGGGCCGCCTGGGCGAGGCTGTGGCCTTTGGCGAGCAGGCCGCCGCGTCGTTCGAGGCCGTGGGCAATAATGACGGCGCCTTTGAGGCGGCCACCGTTGCCCTGCGCCTGGCCGCTGCCGTCGCTGTGCCCGGCCTCTTTCACCGGCTGGGGTTGCTGCTGCACCGGCTGGCCCACACCCCCCAGCAGGCGGTGCGCGCCTACGAGGCGCAGCTCAGGGACCTGTTCGAGCAGGGGGACTGGCCGGGCCTGCACGCCCTGGCCGAAGCCACCCTGACGCAGGCCACGGGCGCCAGCGACCACCGCCTGCAAACCGTGTGCCATGAGGCCCTGGCCGCCGAGGCCCTGCTGCACGGCGACCTGACCGCCGCCCGTCACCACCTGACCCAGCTGGGCACGCTGGCCACGACGCTGAGCGACCCCGACCTTCAGGCCTCGGTGCATCTGGGCCTGGGCCGCGTCCTGAGCGTGACCCACCGCCAGGCGGCCCTGGCAGAGTTTGACCGGGCGCTGGCCCTGTACACCGAACTGAACGACCACACCGGACAGGTGGCCGCGCTGGCCCGCATGGCGTGGATGCAGCAGGAACTGGGGCGCGCCCAGCTGGCCCTGCGGCTGGCCCAGCTGGCCCAGGACACCCTGACCCAGCTCGACACCCCCAGTCAGCTACTGTTTACCGCCGCGCACGCCCAGGCACTGGCCCAGCACGCGCTGGGGCTGTGGGCCGGCGCCCTGGAGACCTTGAATGCCGCCCTGACCTCGCCCGTCATCGTGCGGACGTGGTGGCTGAGCATTCTGCAGCTTGATCTGGCGCGGCTATACCTGACACTGGGTGCCCCAGCACGCAGCCTGAAAGAACTGGACGATCTGGAAGCGCGGGGCGACCTGGTGGGCCACGACCAGCCGCGCGTGCTGCTGACCCGCGCCGAGGTGCTGACTGCCCTGGGCCAGCCCGAGGAGGCCCGCGCATTGCTGGAGGCGGCACTGGCCCGGCCGGTCTTGCACCAGGACCCGTTCGAGCGAGGCCGCCTGCTGCTCGCCCTGACCAGGGTGGTCTCACCGGCCCAGGCCCTGGAGAGCGCCACGGCGGCCCTGACCCTCGCCCACGACGCCGAACTGGGCGGGCTGGAGGTGCTGGCGCTGACCCGGCGGGCCCAGGCGCACCTGGACCTGGAAGACAGCGCGGCGGCACTGGAGGACAGCCGCGCGGCCCTGGACCTGAGCGCCGCCCTGACTCCAGAGGAGCCGCTGGGCGACCTGCTGGACGTTCATGCCCGCGCCCTGGAGCACACCGGAGACGGGGCCGCTGCCGAAGGACGTGAGCAGGCGCAGGCCTGGTGGCAGGCCGCCCTGGCGCAGGTGCCGGGCCCCTTTCGCCAGGAATTTGCGGCCCGCCACGCCTTGACGCTGTAG
- a CDS encoding UbiX family flavin prenyltransferase, whose amino-acid sequence MRLVVGVSGGSGMPYALAALRALHHLEVETHLVVSSGAKRVMTAEGAGPQLPDLTALAAHVHDDRDLAASVASGSFRTDGMLLLPCSAGTLAKVAHGFADTLLTRAAHVTLKERRTLVLVVREDPLPRPMLVNLLAAFDAGATVMSASPGFYHAPDTVDDLLHFVTARVLDQFGLDVPGFRRWREDGHA is encoded by the coding sequence GTGAGGCTGGTCGTCGGTGTCTCCGGGGGCAGCGGCATGCCCTACGCCCTGGCAGCCCTGCGCGCCCTTCACCATCTGGAGGTCGAGACCCACCTGGTTGTCAGCAGCGGGGCCAAGCGGGTGATGACCGCCGAGGGGGCCGGGCCGCAGCTCCCCGACCTGACGGCGCTGGCGGCGCATGTTCACGACGACCGCGACCTGGCGGCCAGCGTGGCCAGCGGGTCGTTCCGCACCGACGGCATGCTGCTGCTGCCGTGCAGCGCGGGCACCCTGGCCAAAGTGGCCCACGGGTTTGCCGACACGCTGCTGACCCGCGCGGCACACGTCACCCTCAAGGAGCGCCGCACCCTGGTGCTGGTGGTGCGCGAGGACCCCCTGCCGCGGCCGATGCTCGTTAACCTGCTGGCCGCCTTTGACGCCGGCGCGACCGTGATGAGCGCCAGTCCTGGCTTTTATCACGCGCCCGACACGGTCGACGACCTGCTGCATTTCGTCACCGCGCGGGTGCTGGACCAGTTCGGGCTGGACGTGCCCGGCTTTCGCCGCTGGCGTGAGGACGGGCACGCGTGA
- a CDS encoding HU family DNA-binding protein, protein MAKSSKPAAKKPATHPAARAADRSAPSSEGGGKIAKTQIIDLVADRTSLSKKQAGDAVATMLDCVVSALRSGQSVGLPGLGTLSVAQTAERSGVRPGTSERITIPAGKKVRFKVATTLKGTL, encoded by the coding sequence ATGGCCAAGAGCAGCAAGCCCGCCGCGAAGAAGCCCGCCACCCATCCCGCCGCCCGCGCCGCTGACCGCAGCGCCCCCAGCAGCGAGGGCGGCGGCAAGATTGCCAAGACCCAGATTATTGACCTGGTCGCCGACCGCACCTCGCTCAGCAAGAAGCAGGCCGGCGACGCCGTGGCCACCATGCTCGACTGCGTGGTATCGGCCCTGCGTTCGGGCCAGAGCGTGGGCCTGCCCGGCCTGGGCACCCTGAGCGTGGCCCAAACCGCTGAGCGCAGCGGGGTGCGTCCCGGCACCAGCGAGCGCATCACCATTCCTGCCGGCAAGAAAGTCCGCTTTAAGGTCGCCACGACCCTGAAAGGCACCCTGTAA
- a CDS encoding MFS transporter produces MLWQRPLTMLRLLALLALSETVRAAFFVAALPIGGPALGLSAAVIGVMAGAHYLADALMRGPAGALVARAGLGPTLLAGSVLGLLTLWLTRTLPSPLGGVLACAVWGAGSAALWPAVMSASQALARPERTARALTVTNLTAVPAVLVGALAAGPLMQGWPEAVWTGLLLLQGAAAALALSLWRTSLPLRTAPAPWREWRGVAALLPTAFVQTLAPGLLVTTLYPMLSFLGLRLGDLLLPGALTGVLIGVSAAWLGRHADRDHPGRALLPGLALLSAGFFLAALTGAQFLWLLAAVAGVGFGAFLTGWNGLVARTLPQGQRAAAWGAVMTAEALGAAAGPMLGGAAWQVWGVGGVFALGGAAFAGALLYAVRRPAGKVAAS; encoded by the coding sequence ATGCTCTGGCAGCGGCCCCTGACCATGCTGCGGCTGCTGGCCCTGCTCGCCCTGAGCGAAACGGTGCGCGCCGCGTTTTTTGTGGCGGCGCTGCCCATTGGCGGGCCCGCACTGGGCCTGAGCGCCGCCGTGATTGGCGTGATGGCCGGGGCACACTACCTGGCCGACGCCCTGATGCGTGGCCCGGCCGGCGCGCTGGTGGCGCGAGCTGGCCTGGGGCCAACCCTGCTGGCGGGCAGCGTGCTGGGCCTGCTGACCCTGTGGCTGACCCGCACCCTGCCGTCGCCCCTGGGGGGGGTGCTGGCCTGCGCCGTGTGGGGGGCCGGCAGCGCGGCGCTGTGGCCCGCCGTCATGAGCGCCTCGCAGGCGCTGGCCCGGCCAGAGCGCACCGCCCGCGCCCTGACGGTGACCAACCTGACCGCTGTGCCCGCCGTGCTGGTCGGCGCCCTGGCGGCTGGCCCCCTCATGCAGGGCTGGCCGGAGGCCGTCTGGACGGGGCTGCTGCTCCTTCAGGGCGCAGCGGCGGCGCTGGCCCTGAGCCTGTGGCGCACCTCTTTGCCGCTGCGCACCGCGCCTGCCCCCTGGCGAGAGTGGCGGGGTGTGGCGGCGCTGCTGCCCACGGCCTTTGTGCAGACATTGGCGCCAGGCTTGCTGGTCACGACCCTGTATCCCATGCTGAGTTTTCTGGGCCTGCGCCTGGGGGACCTGCTGCTGCCGGGCGCGCTGACCGGCGTGCTGATCGGCGTCAGCGCCGCGTGGTTGGGCCGCCACGCCGACCGCGACCACCCAGGGCGGGCGCTGCTGCCAGGCCTGGCCCTGCTCAGCGCCGGGTTTTTCCTGGCAGCGCTGACGGGCGCCCAGTTTCTGTGGCTGCTGGCGGCGGTGGCGGGTGTGGGTTTCGGCGCCTTTCTGACCGGCTGGAACGGTCTGGTGGCGCGCACCCTGCCGCAGGGCCAGCGCGCCGCCGCCTGGGGGGCCGTCATGACCGCCGAGGCGCTGGGCGCAGCCGCCGGTCCCATGCTGGGCGGCGCGGCCTGGCAGGTCTGGGGCGTGGGCGGCGTCTTCGCGCTGGGGGGCGCGGCCTTTGCTGGGGCGCTGCTGTATGCGGTTCGCCGCCCAGCGGGCAAAGTTGCGGCGTCCTGA
- the gmk gene encoding guanylate kinase: protein MTAGPFSDMPLSTSPRRGLLLVMTGASGVGKGTLRERWLAGQDVFYSTSWTTREARPGEEHGVHYVFVGADDFEYKAQANGFLEHAAFVGNRYGTPIEPIEAALSRGQDVILEIEVEGAMQVKSRMGEEAILVFIMPPSLSELRRRLEGRATETPERIEGRLTRAREEIREAHEFRYVVVNDDLDRAVDELHAIQRAERARQLPEPEWAEADREARVKADALRSYTLTDAQLNEVATH from the coding sequence ATGACCGCTGGTCCCTTTTCTGACATGCCCCTCAGCACCTCGCCGCGCCGGGGCCTGCTGCTCGTGATGACCGGCGCTTCGGGCGTGGGCAAGGGCACCCTCCGTGAACGCTGGCTGGCGGGCCAGGACGTGTTTTACAGCACCTCCTGGACCACGCGTGAGGCCCGGCCCGGCGAGGAACACGGCGTCCATTACGTCTTTGTCGGCGCCGACGACTTTGAGTACAAAGCCCAGGCAAACGGGTTTCTGGAACACGCCGCCTTTGTGGGCAACCGCTACGGCACCCCGATTGAGCCCATAGAGGCCGCGCTGTCCCGTGGGCAGGACGTGATTCTCGAAATTGAGGTCGAGGGCGCCATGCAGGTCAAGAGCCGCATGGGTGAGGAAGCCATTCTGGTGTTTATCATGCCGCCCAGCCTCTCCGAGCTGCGCCGCCGACTGGAAGGCCGCGCCACCGAAACCCCGGAGCGTATCGAGGGCCGTCTGACCCGCGCCCGCGAGGAAATCCGCGAGGCCCATGAGTTCCGCTACGTGGTGGTCAACGACGATCTGGACCGCGCCGTGGACGAGCTGCATGCCATTCAACGGGCCGAGCGCGCCCGGCAACTTCCCGAACCCGAGTGGGCTGAGGCCGACCGCGAGGCCCGGGTCAAGGCCGATGCCCTGCGCAGCTATACCCTGACCGACGCGCAGCTGAACGAGGTCGCCACGCACTAA
- a CDS encoding fimbrial biogenesis chaperone, with the protein MMPNFKRALVLAAALCALGQAQAAKFVLSPVLLNLNPAQTLTTATTITNTDGAPTAFTAEVLAWTQKDGQDVLVPTRDAIVSPMTFTVAPGKSQVVRVALRQAPNTASVTYRLILRQKVQPQPTSSGSVTITPRYVFSLPLFVERQSARAGVTISAAPRAEGTSLVFKNAGDGYGVFRNIKVTAAGRTFELGNQYVLSGATMELKLPAELKDVRALEFAADDANQKPVKVTLNVQ; encoded by the coding sequence ATGATGCCCAACTTTAAACGAGCTTTGGTGCTGGCCGCTGCGCTGTGCGCGCTGGGTCAGGCGCAAGCAGCCAAATTTGTGCTGAGCCCTGTGCTGCTGAACCTCAACCCCGCACAGACCTTGACCACCGCCACCACCATCACCAACACCGACGGCGCCCCTACGGCGTTTACCGCCGAAGTGCTGGCCTGGACACAGAAAGACGGCCAGGACGTGCTGGTCCCCACCCGCGACGCCATCGTGAGTCCCATGACCTTCACCGTGGCGCCGGGCAAAAGCCAGGTGGTGCGCGTGGCGCTGCGTCAGGCGCCCAATACGGCTTCGGTGACTTACCGGCTGATTTTGCGCCAGAAGGTGCAGCCGCAGCCCACCAGCAGCGGCAGCGTCACGATTACTCCCCGGTACGTCTTCAGCCTGCCCCTGTTTGTCGAGAGGCAATCGGCGCGTGCGGGTGTGACCATCAGTGCGGCGCCGCGCGCGGAAGGGACTTCACTGGTCTTTAAGAACGCTGGGGACGGCTACGGGGTGTTCCGCAACATCAAGGTCACCGCAGCAGGCCGCACCTTTGAACTGGGTAACCAGTATGTGCTGAGCGGCGCCACCATGGAACTGAAACTGCCCGCCGAACTCAAGGATGTCCGGGCGCTGGAGTTCGCGGCCGATGACGCGAACCAGAAGCCGGTCAAAGTCACCCTGAATGTTCAGTAA
- a CDS encoding macro domain-containing protein: MPLELVQGDIAAQTTCAVVTAANKQLMGGGGVDGVIHRAAGPELLRAIRQLGGTPTGTAVVTPAFELSRQGVQYVIHAVGPIWRGGQAGEAELLASAYRHSLALAVQQGCASVAFPAISTGVYGYPLPEAAEVTIRTIHDFLAAHPDLQVRVVLYDRGTLNVFRQAEQRQLGGA, from the coding sequence ATGCCACTGGAACTCGTGCAGGGCGATATTGCCGCGCAGACCACCTGCGCCGTGGTCACCGCCGCCAACAAGCAACTGATGGGCGGCGGGGGCGTGGACGGCGTCATTCACCGCGCCGCTGGCCCCGAGCTGCTGCGGGCCATCCGGCAGCTGGGCGGCACGCCGACCGGAACAGCCGTGGTCACGCCGGCCTTTGAGCTCTCGCGGCAGGGCGTGCAGTACGTGATTCATGCCGTGGGGCCGATCTGGCGTGGTGGGCAGGCAGGAGAGGCCGAGCTGCTGGCCAGCGCCTACCGCCACAGCCTGGCGTTAGCGGTCCAGCAGGGCTGTGCCAGCGTGGCGTTTCCGGCCATCAGTACGGGGGTCTACGGCTACCCACTGCCAGAGGCAGCCGAGGTCACCATTCGGACTATCCACGACTTTCTGGCGGCTCACCCCGACTTGCAGGTGCGCGTGGTGCTGTATGACCGGGGCACTCTGAACGTGTTTCGGCAGGCCGAGCAGCGGCAACTGGGCGGGGCCTGA
- the ispD gene encoding 2-C-methyl-D-erythritol 4-phosphate cytidylyltransferase: protein MKVAALIPAAGSGTRLGLGPKALVKVGGRTLLARSAAALAPHVAEVLVALPPGEELPADVPARAVVGSATRQATVLALLRATDADTVLIHDAARPFLPPGVVLALLAAVQTTGAATAALPVADTLVQAAHPGAAAPPHWGTLTPREGLWAVQTPQAFRRLALLAAHEAALSDGYAATDDAGLLARLGQAVALVPGDARLFKVTTPGDLALAQALAPVWDAQIWNAEGV, encoded by the coding sequence ATGAAAGTCGCGGCCCTGATTCCGGCGGCCGGGTCCGGCACCCGGCTGGGGCTGGGGCCCAAAGCGCTGGTCAAGGTGGGAGGCCGCACCCTGCTGGCCCGCAGCGCCGCGGCCCTGGCGCCGCATGTGGCCGAGGTGCTCGTGGCGCTGCCCCCCGGCGAAGAGTTGCCTGCCGATGTTCCCGCCCGCGCCGTGGTGGGCAGCGCCACCCGGCAGGCCACTGTGCTGGCCCTGCTACGCGCCACCGACGCCGACACCGTGCTGATTCACGACGCGGCGCGGCCTTTCCTGCCGCCGGGCGTGGTTCTGGCGCTGCTGGCTGCGGTGCAGACCACAGGCGCCGCCACCGCAGCCCTGCCGGTGGCCGATACGCTGGTGCAGGCCGCCCACCCAGGGGCCGCCGCACCCCCGCACTGGGGCACCCTCACCCCACGTGAGGGCCTGTGGGCCGTGCAGACGCCGCAGGCCTTCCGGCGCCTGGCGTTGCTCGCCGCCCACGAGGCGGCCCTGAGCGACGGCTACGCGGCCACCGACGACGCGGGGCTACTGGCGCGGCTGGGGCAGGCGGTGGCCCTGGTGCCCGGCGACGCGCGGCTGTTCAAGGTGACCACCCCAGGCGACCTGGCGCTGGCCCAGGCGCTGGCCCCGGTGTGGGACGCCCAGATATGGAATGCTGAGGGGGTATGA